Proteins encoded in a region of the Nicotiana tomentosiformis chromosome 9, ASM39032v3, whole genome shotgun sequence genome:
- the LOC104112661 gene encoding late embryogenesis abundant protein 2, giving the protein MDSQKASYHAGEVKGQTQEKASQMMDKARDTVQSAQQSMQETGQQMKAKAQGAADAVKDTVGANK; this is encoded by the exons ATGGATTCTCAGAAAGCCAGTTACCATGCAGGAGAAGTTAAGGGCCAAACTCAG GagaaagctagccagatgatggaCAAAGCTAGAGATACAGTCCAATCTGCTCAGCAATCCATGCAGGAG ACTGGGCAGCAGATGAAGGCTAAGGCACAAGGGGCTGCTGATGCAGTGAAAGATACTGTTGGAGCCAACAAGTGA